Proteins found in one Nostoc sp. NIES-3756 genomic segment:
- a CDS encoding NAD(P)/FAD-dependent oxidoreductase, whose translation MEVSVENNAPHQVVIVGGGFGGLYTAKTLDTANVNITLIDKRNFHLFQPLLYQVATGTLSPADISSPLRSVLRKSKNTQVLLGEVKDIDPKGQKVILDDQVVHYDTLVVATGANHSYFGKDNWKDIAPGLKTVEDAIEIRRRIFSAFEAAEKATDPETRHTLLTFVIVGAGPTGVELAGAIAELAYKTLKEDFRNIDTSETKILLLQGGDRILPHIAPELSQVAQESLQSLGVIIHTNTRVTNIENDTVTFKQDGEIKQITSKTILWAAGVKGSPMGQILAERTDVECDHAGRVIVEPDLTIRGYKNIFVVGDLGNFSHQNGKPLPGVAPVAKQQGEYVAKLIKRRLKGRTLPEFHYNDVGNLAMIGQNLAVVDLGFIKLQGFLGWIFWLLVHIYFLIEFDTKILVVFQWGWNYITRNRRSRLITGREAFVEVKTANLNSDTAT comes from the coding sequence ATGGAAGTTTCAGTTGAGAATAATGCACCGCATCAGGTTGTCATAGTTGGTGGTGGATTTGGTGGACTATACACAGCAAAGACTCTAGACACAGCAAATGTAAATATTACTCTTATCGATAAACGTAACTTTCACTTATTTCAGCCGCTTTTATATCAAGTAGCAACAGGTACATTATCACCTGCTGATATTTCCTCTCCATTGCGATCTGTACTCAGGAAAAGCAAGAATACACAAGTCTTATTGGGAGAAGTAAAGGATATTGATCCAAAAGGGCAAAAAGTTATTTTAGATGATCAAGTAGTACATTATGATACATTAGTTGTTGCCACAGGCGCTAATCATTCCTATTTTGGTAAAGATAACTGGAAAGACATTGCTCCTGGTTTGAAAACTGTTGAAGATGCCATAGAAATACGTCGCCGCATATTTTCGGCATTTGAAGCAGCAGAAAAAGCAACTGACCCCGAAACACGCCATACTTTGTTAACTTTTGTAATTGTAGGAGCAGGCCCAACAGGTGTAGAATTAGCAGGTGCGATCGCCGAGTTAGCATACAAAACTCTCAAAGAAGATTTCCGCAACATTGACACCTCAGAAACCAAGATTTTACTATTACAAGGAGGCGATCGCATCCTCCCACATATCGCGCCAGAGTTATCGCAAGTAGCACAAGAATCTTTGCAAAGTTTAGGTGTAATTATCCACACTAACACCAGGGTAACAAATATTGAAAATGACACTGTTACCTTCAAGCAAGACGGAGAAATTAAACAAATTACCTCAAAAACAATCTTGTGGGCCGCAGGTGTAAAAGGGTCTCCAATGGGGCAAATTTTAGCTGAACGTACAGATGTAGAATGTGATCACGCCGGGCGTGTGATAGTGGAACCCGACTTGACTATCAGGGGTTATAAAAACATTTTTGTAGTGGGAGATTTAGGTAACTTTTCTCATCAAAATGGTAAACCTTTACCTGGTGTCGCACCCGTAGCCAAACAACAAGGAGAGTATGTAGCTAAACTTATTAAACGACGGTTGAAAGGTCGTACATTGCCAGAATTTCATTATAACGATGTAGGTAATCTGGCTATGATTGGGCAAAATTTAGCTGTTGTAGATTTAGGTTTTATCAAACTTCAAGGTTTCCTTGGTTGGATATTTTGGCTCTTAGTTCACATCTACTTCTTAATCGAGTTTGACACTAAAATATTAGTTGTATTTCAGTGGGGGTGGAATTATATTACTCGGAATCGTCGTTCTAGATTAATTACAGGTCGAGAAGCTTTTGTAGAGGTAAAAACTGCTAACTTGAACAGCGATACAGCAACATGA
- the cobN gene encoding cobaltochelatase subunit CobN, with protein sequence MHRISTTSVGWNQSEGIIFLEQTPAPVVLITAADTDIQTLAAAIPKLPTKFPAIRVANLLLLQQQISIDTYGEQVLEHAQVIILRLLGGRSYWAYGLEVVQEIVQRNNITLIVMPGDDALDPDLISQSTLPIATVNQIWQYFNEGGVENFVNALQFISDISLVTTYNPPAPQRVPRVGIYGEWGVERDGGVGEVEGDGEELLLTSSPSSPSSPSSPLPKVGILFYRAHYLAGNTKVIEALCTALWQKNLHPVPVFISSLRDPEVQEELIEFFQPKDSPQIAVLLNTTSFSLARLETETPQTELWEKLDVPVLQVILSGGFAEQWEAQLNGLSPRDIAMNVALPEVDGRIISRAVSFKSVQTRNPDLETDVVVYEPVSDRIEFVAQLAAKWVHLRSQPPQQRRIALILANYPNRDGRLANGVGLDTPQSCVEILKALQQAGYLVENPPINGDELIQRLTSGVTNDPEGRELRPVQQSLSAQEYQKYFASLPVAVQQGINERWGVGNGEWGVGGDGEEILLTSSPQYPVPGIQLGNIFIGIQPSRGYDNDPSLNYHAPDLEPTHAYLAFYYWVRECFGADAIIHVGKHGNLEWLPGKSLALSENCYPEVAFGPMPHLYPFIVNDPGEGSQAKRRAQAVIIDHLTPPMTRAELYGALQKLENLIDEYYEAESLDPSRLVAIRDRIRDLVIQENLYKDLGIQHEEDIINFESLILNSLDGYLCELKEAQIRDGLHIFGQCPQGRQLTDLIVAIARIPNRHSPGITRALAEAWGLDFDPLIDNFTTPLSTQDQKLLADKTPNPCRTVGDAVTVLEEHAAQLVENLINSKLSPPTPSSPPTPPTLHSPLSTTLNWITTKLLPSLQQTHAEITNLLHGLDGGYIPSAASGAPTRGRPEVLPTGKNFYAVDIRAIPTETAWDIGRKAAENVIECYTQEHGEYPKTIGLSVWGTATMRTGGDDIAEALALLGVRPVWDGAARRVVDLEILPLSILGRPRVDVTLRVSGFFRDAFPNLMDLFEQAVNAVAALDEPEDQNPLAAQVRQDTESWIQQGISPDIALERSRYRLFGSKPGAYGAGLQGLIESQNWQDDQDLANAYINWSCYAYSSVNSQQSTGASAVGGSADLKQLAFNSPEAFTQRLAQMQIVLHNQDNREHDLLDSDDYYQFQGGLTAAVRSLQGKNPTTYFGDNSQPSQPRVRQLREEITRVYRSRVVNPKWIEGMMRHGYKGAFEMAATVDFLFAYDATTKCVEDYMYQGVMEAYLLDPVVAAYIEDKNPHALRDIAERLLEAHKRGLWEDVDTQILENLRNLVHQAEATIEEK encoded by the coding sequence ATGCATCGTATAAGTACCACATCGGTAGGATGGAATCAGTCAGAAGGTATTATTTTCCTAGAACAAACCCCAGCTCCGGTTGTGTTGATTACGGCTGCTGATACCGATATTCAAACCTTGGCAGCTGCAATCCCCAAATTACCTACTAAATTTCCTGCAATCAGAGTAGCTAACTTGTTGCTATTACAACAACAAATAAGCATAGATACTTATGGTGAACAAGTTTTAGAACATGCTCAAGTAATCATTTTGCGTCTATTAGGAGGGCGTTCCTATTGGGCATATGGTTTAGAAGTTGTGCAAGAAATCGTGCAACGTAACAATATAACCTTAATTGTAATGCCAGGAGACGATGCACTCGATCCTGACTTGATCTCCCAGTCTACCTTGCCTATAGCTACTGTTAACCAAATTTGGCAGTATTTTAACGAAGGTGGCGTAGAAAACTTTGTGAACGCCCTGCAATTTATTTCCGACATATCTTTAGTAACTACATATAATCCGCCAGCACCACAGAGAGTTCCTCGCGTTGGTATCTATGGAGAGTGGGGAGTGGAAAGAGATGGGGGAGTAGGGGAAGTAGAGGGAGATGGGGAAGAATTACTACTTACCTCATCTCCCTCATCCCCCTCATCTCCCTCGTCCCCACTCCCCAAAGTAGGCATCCTTTTCTACCGCGCTCACTACTTGGCAGGAAATACTAAAGTAATTGAGGCATTGTGTACGGCTTTGTGGCAGAAAAATTTACACCCTGTACCAGTTTTTATTTCTTCTTTGCGTGATCCTGAAGTACAAGAAGAGTTGATTGAGTTTTTCCAACCCAAAGACTCACCGCAAATTGCCGTTCTACTCAACACCACAAGCTTTTCCTTAGCACGTTTAGAAACTGAAACACCCCAAACTGAACTTTGGGAAAAATTGGATGTGCCAGTGTTACAAGTTATTCTCAGTGGCGGGTTTGCTGAACAATGGGAAGCGCAGTTAAATGGACTGTCTCCCCGCGATATAGCGATGAATGTCGCCTTACCAGAAGTAGACGGGAGAATTATTAGCCGCGCCGTATCATTTAAGTCTGTACAAACCCGCAATCCTGATTTAGAAACAGATGTGGTAGTGTATGAACCAGTGAGCGATCGCATTGAATTTGTTGCCCAACTCGCCGCCAAATGGGTACACCTCCGCTCACAGCCACCCCAACAACGCCGCATCGCCCTAATTTTGGCAAACTACCCCAACCGTGACGGCCGCCTAGCTAACGGTGTTGGATTAGACACACCACAAAGTTGTGTAGAAATTCTCAAAGCTTTACAGCAAGCCGGGTATTTAGTAGAAAATCCACCCATTAATGGCGACGAATTAATTCAACGATTAACTTCTGGTGTCACCAACGACCCAGAAGGCAGAGAATTACGACCAGTACAGCAAAGCCTCTCAGCCCAAGAGTATCAAAAATATTTCGCTTCCTTACCTGTAGCCGTACAACAGGGTATTAACGAGCGTTGGGGAGTGGGGAATGGGGAGTGGGGAGTAGGGGGAGATGGGGAAGAAATTTTACTTACCTCATCCCCCCAATACCCTGTCCCTGGCATTCAACTAGGCAACATCTTCATAGGCATTCAACCATCACGGGGTTATGATAACGACCCCAGTTTGAATTATCATGCACCGGATTTAGAACCTACCCATGCTTATTTAGCCTTTTATTATTGGGTGAGGGAATGTTTTGGTGCTGATGCAATTATTCATGTCGGCAAACATGGGAATTTAGAATGGCTCCCTGGTAAAAGCTTGGCTTTATCGGAGAATTGCTATCCCGAAGTAGCCTTCGGCCCGATGCCTCACCTGTACCCGTTTATTGTCAATGACCCTGGTGAGGGTTCACAAGCCAAGCGTCGCGCTCAGGCGGTGATTATCGACCATCTTACACCCCCCATGACCCGTGCTGAGTTATACGGGGCTTTGCAAAAGCTAGAGAATTTGATTGATGAGTATTATGAAGCAGAAAGTTTAGATCCTTCCCGCTTGGTAGCAATTCGCGATCGCATCCGTGATTTAGTCATTCAAGAAAATCTTTATAAAGATTTAGGCATTCAACACGAAGAAGATATCATCAACTTTGAATCTCTAATATTGAACTCATTAGATGGATATCTCTGCGAATTAAAAGAAGCCCAAATCCGAGACGGTTTACACATATTTGGGCAGTGTCCTCAAGGCAGACAACTAACAGACTTAATAGTTGCGATCGCCCGCATCCCCAACCGCCACTCCCCAGGCATCACCAGAGCCTTAGCCGAAGCTTGGGGCTTAGACTTCGACCCCCTTATCGACAACTTCACCACCCCATTATCTACACAGGATCAAAAACTCTTAGCCGACAAAACCCCAAACCCCTGCCGCACAGTCGGCGATGCTGTCACAGTCTTAGAAGAACACGCCGCCCAATTAGTAGAAAACCTGATCAATTCAAAATTATCTCCCCCCACTCCCTCATCTCCCCCTACTCCCCCTACTCTCCACTCCCCACTCAGCACTACCCTAAACTGGATCACCACCAAACTCCTCCCCTCCCTCCAACAAACCCACGCAGAAATTACCAACCTCCTACATGGGCTAGATGGTGGATACATCCCCAGTGCTGCATCTGGCGCACCCACACGCGGAAGACCAGAAGTCTTACCCACAGGTAAAAACTTCTACGCCGTAGATATCCGCGCCATCCCCACAGAAACAGCTTGGGATATTGGCAGAAAAGCAGCTGAAAACGTAATTGAATGCTACACCCAGGAACATGGCGAGTATCCGAAAACTATAGGCTTATCAGTTTGGGGAACCGCAACAATGCGGACTGGTGGCGATGACATAGCCGAAGCATTGGCTTTATTGGGTGTGCGTCCAGTATGGGACGGTGCAGCCCGAAGGGTAGTAGATTTAGAAATATTGCCTTTGAGCATCTTAGGCAGACCTCGTGTAGATGTCACCTTGCGAGTTTCCGGCTTCTTCCGTGATGCTTTCCCCAACTTAATGGATTTATTCGAGCAAGCAGTTAACGCCGTCGCCGCCCTAGATGAACCAGAAGACCAAAACCCCCTAGCAGCCCAAGTCCGCCAAGACACTGAGTCGTGGATACAACAAGGTATAAGCCCAGACATTGCCTTAGAGCGATCGCGCTACCGCCTCTTTGGTTCCAAACCAGGCGCTTACGGCGCAGGACTCCAAGGCTTAATCGAATCACAAAACTGGCAAGACGACCAAGACTTAGCCAACGCCTACATTAACTGGAGTTGCTACGCCTATTCTTCCGTCAACAGTCAACAGTCAACAGGAGCCAGTGCTGTGGGCGGCTCTGCCGACTTGAAGCAACTGGCGTTCAACAGCCCCGAAGCCTTTACCCAACGCTTGGCACAGATGCAAATCGTTCTCCACAATCAAGACAATCGGGAACATGATTTACTTGATTCTGACGATTATTATCAATTTCAAGGTGGTTTGACGGCGGCTGTACGCTCTCTGCAAGGAAAGAATCCCACAACCTATTTCGGCGATAATTCCCAGCCATCCCAACCACGAGTCCGCCAACTGCGTGAGGAAATTACTAGAGTGTATCGATCGCGTGTAGTTAATCCTAAGTGGATTGAAGGTATGATGCGCCACGGGTATAAGGGGGCATTTGAGATGGCTGCAACCGTAGATTTTCTTTTTGCCTATGATGCCACTACTAAGTGCGTAGAAGACTATATGTATCAAGGTGTCATGGAAGCATACTTGCTTGATCCGGTGGTTGCGGCATATATTGAAGATAAAAACCCCCATGCACTGCGTGATATTGCTGAACGATTATTAGAAGCACACAAACGTGGTTTATGGGAAGATGTAGATACACAAATACTGGAAAATTTACGTAATTTAGTACATCAAGCTGAAGCAACCATCGAAGAAAAATAA
- a CDS encoding Fur family transcriptional regulator — MTVYTTTSLKAELNERGWRLTPQRETILHIFQELPQGEHLSAEDLYHRLDTDGEGISLSTIYRTLKLMARMGILRELELGEGHKHYEINQPYPHHHHHLICVKCNATIEFKNDSILKIGAKTAQKEGFHLLDCQMTIHAVCPKCQRALMPL, encoded by the coding sequence ATGACTGTCTACACAACTACTTCACTTAAGGCAGAATTAAACGAAAGAGGCTGGCGTTTAACACCTCAAAGGGAAACTATATTACATATATTTCAAGAACTTCCTCAAGGTGAACACCTGAGTGCGGAAGATTTATATCATCGTTTAGACACTGACGGTGAAGGTATTAGCCTCTCAACTATCTACCGGACTTTGAAGTTGATGGCTCGGATGGGGATACTACGTGAATTGGAACTAGGCGAAGGACACAAGCACTACGAGATTAACCAACCTTACCCCCATCACCACCATCACCTGATTTGTGTCAAATGTAACGCTACAATTGAATTTAAAAACGATTCAATTTTAAAAATTGGTGCAAAAACTGCACAAAAGGAAGGCTTTCATCTGCTTGACTGCCAAATGACAATTCATGCAGTGTGTCCCAAGTGCCAGCGTGCGCTTATGCCACTCTAG
- the tmk gene encoding dTMP kinase produces MGGKFIVFEGVEGCGKTSQMQLCAEWLQSLGSSVFLTREPGGTELGIDLRRLLLQKSEDKPISEVTELLLYAADRSQHVAQELKPQLAQGKYVLCDRYIDSTIAYQGYGRGLEMNLIHQLNNIATGGLSSDITIWLDVDVEVGLARKRGENVGLDRIEQETMAFHRRVQQGYADLAKSSSSRIIRIDGSLSKESVHKNIQEILSIHLKKLP; encoded by the coding sequence ATGGGTGGCAAATTCATCGTATTTGAAGGGGTAGAAGGTTGTGGCAAAACTAGCCAAATGCAGCTTTGTGCAGAGTGGTTGCAGAGTTTGGGGAGTTCTGTATTTCTTACCCGTGAACCAGGGGGAACAGAGTTAGGTATAGATTTGCGGCGGTTGTTGTTACAGAAATCAGAGGATAAACCCATTTCTGAGGTGACAGAGTTATTATTGTACGCTGCTGATCGATCGCAACATGTAGCCCAGGAACTGAAACCGCAGTTGGCACAGGGTAAATATGTTTTATGCGATCGCTATATTGACTCTACCATTGCCTACCAAGGTTATGGTCGCGGTTTAGAAATGAACTTAATTCATCAACTTAACAACATCGCCACGGGTGGGTTATCCAGCGACATCACCATCTGGCTAGATGTGGATGTCGAAGTTGGACTAGCCCGCAAACGTGGGGAAAATGTAGGATTAGACCGGATAGAACAGGAAACTATGGCTTTCCATCGTCGTGTACAACAAGGTTATGCAGATTTAGCCAAATCTTCTTCTTCACGCATCATCAGGATTGACGGTAGTTTGAGTAAGGAAAGTGTACATAAAAACATCCAAGAGATTTTAAGCATACATCTCAAGAAGTTGCCTTAG
- a CDS encoding peptidoglycan-binding domain-containing protein has product MDNLAYLQLAFAYEGSEPSELVSLSYLLNKAATPDWKRLSSRAWKHMLPLALILSILSSVSSAWALERGDQGPSVRNLQQKLKLAGFYQAPVTQVYDFSTEEGVRRFQEAAGLPVDGVAGASTIEKLNQWRSSPVANQTQNFTTVSTPTRRNITTAANTQTRKNTTTATTSTKRSTTTAANTQTRKNTTTATTNKRRSPNYLVKGDEGEDVRALQQRLRVAGFYYGNATGIFGPITEEAVKKFQTAYKLDADGIVGPATLSKLPPVGIGGENPSQPVSTKDTLTVGDRGEPVRVLQDQLIRAGYLQGQPNGYFGPYTAEAVKRFQAANYLAVSGIAGPTTRAKLHSLVSKTPKSDFNVLEIQRRLQARGFYKGQLNGVMADDTKKAIKQAQEFYGISLNDVRSGNF; this is encoded by the coding sequence ATGGACAACTTAGCGTACTTGCAACTAGCTTTCGCCTACGAAGGCAGCGAACCCAGTGAATTGGTGTCTTTAAGCTACTTACTAAACAAAGCAGCAACACCAGACTGGAAACGGCTATCAAGTAGAGCTTGGAAGCATATGTTACCCCTCGCGCTCATCTTATCTATTCTCAGTAGCGTTAGTAGTGCCTGGGCATTGGAAAGAGGGGATCAAGGGCCTTCTGTGCGAAATCTCCAACAAAAGCTAAAACTAGCAGGCTTTTATCAAGCTCCTGTAACTCAGGTGTATGATTTCTCTACAGAAGAAGGGGTGCGACGCTTTCAAGAGGCGGCTGGTTTACCAGTTGATGGCGTTGCAGGAGCCAGCACTATAGAAAAATTAAACCAGTGGCGCTCATCTCCAGTAGCTAACCAAACTCAAAACTTTACTACTGTTAGCACGCCGACTAGACGAAATATTACAACTGCGGCCAACACACAAACTAGAAAAAATACAACTACTGCAACCACATCAACTAAAAGAAGCACTACAACTGCGGCCAACACACAAACTAGAAAAAATACAACTACTGCAACCACCAATAAGCGCCGTAGTCCTAATTACCTTGTTAAAGGTGATGAGGGTGAAGATGTAAGAGCGCTGCAACAACGCTTGCGAGTAGCAGGTTTCTATTACGGTAACGCTACAGGTATATTTGGCCCCATCACTGAAGAAGCGGTAAAAAAATTCCAAACCGCTTATAAGTTGGATGCTGATGGTATTGTTGGGCCTGCTACACTCAGCAAATTACCACCAGTGGGTATTGGTGGAGAAAATCCTTCTCAACCAGTAAGTACAAAAGATACACTTACTGTAGGCGATCGCGGTGAACCTGTGCGTGTTCTCCAAGACCAATTAATTAGAGCCGGCTATTTACAAGGACAGCCAAATGGTTATTTTGGCCCCTACACAGCAGAGGCTGTAAAAAGATTTCAAGCTGCTAATTATCTAGCTGTAAGCGGTATTGCAGGCCCTACTACTAGAGCAAAATTACATAGCTTAGTGAGTAAAACTCCCAAAAGCGATTTTAACGTTTTAGAAATTCAAAGACGATTACAAGCCAGGGGTTTCTATAAAGGACAGCTTAACGGAGTCATGGCTGATGATACAAAAAAAGCCATCAAACAAGCCCAAGAATTTTACGGTATTAGCCTCAATGACGTGAGAAGCGGAAATTTTTAG
- a CDS encoding GAF domain-containing sensor histidine kinase — protein MLSSPDLSFSRNLPLVVFNQLGELLQQMAQSVETTTLLLTEALLSRVRAPKEWQSQRFTLLVSERFSALLLGNWEQTEVESQTWVVAMPPSTNPNVTGIRANQEEEVYSSINTPPWLNTALTQVNASLTFNSEAIASFVSKLRDLFRHDSYTHQHLERYRQILKPNDATLQSQFTLLLLEHLLPKQSEEVTASPSVNNQQEVYACQAVEDALKKQISQERLLNQVNTQIRKSLDLPVIMATAIAQVREFLELDRLVIYKFEGAKVKNQNSTPPQTQDWQKYEGCIVYEALATEAVPSVLHYQEQTCFGRSSSCWEKYRQGFTLVIDDVEKAYALEECLLNFLRESQVRAKLVAPIIFEDKLWGLLIAHQCYSTRQWSESDKNLLISVAEQLAIAIHQAELMRSLRDAARTLTQEKQTLEQRVIERTMALRDALLAAEAASRLRSEFLATISHELLTPLTYVIGMSSTLLRWPIGELSQRQRDYLQTIHDSGEHLLDMINDILDLSQIEAGKAVLNIGEFSLAQIAENTINSLLDKAISQQVNLKLDLQIDPRRDRFTADVTRIEQILWNLLTNAIKFTPEDGNVTLRIWVEDDTAIFQVEDTGIGIPEEQLPLLFEKFQQLDTPYRRRYEGTGLGLALTKQLVELHRGRIEVESTVGIGSIFTVWIPHQVIRE, from the coding sequence ATGCTGAGTTCTCCTGATTTGAGCTTTTCTCGAAATTTGCCTTTGGTTGTATTCAATCAACTTGGAGAATTATTGCAACAGATGGCTCAATCGGTGGAAACTACCACTTTGTTGCTGACAGAAGCTTTGTTGTCACGGGTGCGCGCCCCAAAAGAATGGCAAAGTCAGAGGTTTACCTTGCTGGTTTCTGAGCGATTTAGTGCGCTTTTGCTGGGTAACTGGGAGCAAACGGAAGTCGAATCCCAAACTTGGGTTGTGGCTATGCCTCCCTCTACGAATCCAAATGTCACGGGCATAAGAGCAAATCAAGAGGAAGAAGTTTACTCATCCATCAACACTCCACCCTGGCTCAACACCGCACTCACACAAGTTAATGCCAGTTTGACATTTAATTCAGAGGCGATCGCCTCCTTTGTGTCGAAGTTGCGAGACTTGTTTAGGCATGATTCCTACACTCACCAGCATCTTGAACGCTATCGCCAAATTCTTAAACCTAATGATGCTACACTCCAAAGCCAATTTACTTTGTTGTTATTAGAACATCTCTTACCTAAACAAAGCGAGGAAGTGACAGCCTCCCCCAGTGTAAATAATCAACAAGAAGTGTATGCTTGTCAAGCGGTCGAAGATGCTTTGAAAAAACAAATTTCTCAAGAGCGACTGTTAAATCAAGTAAATACGCAAATTCGCAAAAGCTTAGATTTGCCTGTAATTATGGCAACAGCGATCGCTCAAGTCCGGGAGTTTTTGGAATTAGACAGGCTGGTAATATATAAATTTGAAGGTGCTAAAGTCAAAAACCAAAACTCTACGCCACCTCAAACTCAAGACTGGCAAAAATATGAGGGTTGCATAGTTTATGAAGCTCTGGCTACAGAGGCAGTCCCATCAGTATTACATTATCAAGAACAAACTTGCTTTGGGCGTAGTTCTTCATGTTGGGAAAAGTACCGTCAAGGTTTTACTTTAGTTATAGATGATGTGGAAAAAGCTTACGCTTTAGAAGAATGTTTGTTAAATTTCCTCAGGGAAAGCCAAGTTAGGGCGAAGTTGGTAGCACCGATTATTTTTGAAGATAAACTTTGGGGTCTATTAATTGCCCATCAATGTTATAGTACTCGCCAATGGTCTGAAAGTGACAAAAACTTATTAATTTCAGTTGCCGAACAATTAGCGATCGCCATTCATCAGGCAGAATTAATGCGATCTTTGCGAGACGCTGCGCGAACGCTCACTCAAGAAAAACAAACTTTAGAACAGCGCGTAATTGAACGGACAATGGCTTTACGCGATGCCCTTTTAGCGGCGGAAGCAGCCAGTCGTCTCAGAAGTGAATTTTTAGCTACTATTAGTCACGAATTACTCACACCTTTAACTTATGTAATTGGGATGTCTTCTACTTTATTACGTTGGCCTATAGGTGAGTTAAGTCAACGACAAAGAGATTATCTACAAACAATCCACGACAGTGGTGAACATTTGTTAGATATGATTAACGATATCCTCGATTTATCTCAAATAGAGGCAGGAAAAGCTGTTTTAAATATTGGAGAATTTTCTTTAGCTCAGATAGCAGAAAATACGATAAATTCTTTGCTAGATAAAGCTATATCTCAACAAGTAAATCTGAAACTAGATTTACAAATAGATCCAAGACGCGATCGCTTCACCGCCGATGTTACCAGAATAGAACAAATTCTCTGGAATTTATTAACTAATGCCATTAAATTTACACCAGAAGATGGTAACGTTACCTTGCGGATTTGGGTAGAAGATGACACCGCTATCTTTCAAGTAGAAGATACAGGTATAGGTATTCCTGAAGAACAATTACCTCTATTATTTGAAAAATTTCAACAACTCGATACACCCTATCGCCGCCGCTACGAAGGGACAGGGTTAGGTTTAGCGTTAACTAAACAATTGGTAGAACTACATCGAGGACGTATTGAAGTTGAATCAACTGTAGGGATTGGTTCAATTTTTACCGTGTGGATACCTCATCAAGTAATTAGGGAGTAA